The Henningerozyma blattae CBS 6284 chromosome 9, complete genome DNA segment CCTGGAAATAAaaacttaatataataacgAAATACAACAATACCATCATCGACcctttaaaataatttgactTCCCTTCAGCATACaaatatgtaaataataGAGTACTAGAtatcaatgaaaaaaaatcccatctttcaaatattaatgcaAACATTTGATTACTAATATCAACTTTACTATGATTCATATTCCATGTATAAAagattgaataaataaCCAATGCTGGAATTTGTAATAGACAAACTTGTAATGCATATGCACTACCGATCTCCATGGACAATGCTACATTCCCATTGATGGCAAAGGAAATGgcatttaaaaattcagtAGTATTAGGCACTAACGCAAATATAGTTAAACCTAAAATCTTTGGATCTAACGAGGGGAAATCTTCCAACACAGTATCAACACAGTCTACCAAGATTTCTGCAATCATAGCATATAATAATGTAGCAAACAACAAGATTAAGGTAGATTTACTTCTCGACCAATTTGGTGCATCATGCCCACCGTCTTGATGCACAGCATTGGCACAATTGTTATTAGTAATGCTAATCTCTGGCACAAGCTCATTAGTAGTTCCAGTATTCTtgttagtattattatttccttGAAGTTGGGCCTGTGATGCTGTTTGCGACTGAGTTTGTGATAATGGAGCTAATTGAGACTGTTGATCTGCAATGGGTAATTGCCAAATTAGTTTTGCATGTGTTCTTAACGTAAACCATAAACCAATACTATAAGctaaaaataatgcaaTAGTACATGCTACTGATAGTGGGATTAAAACGTGAGTAAACATGTTATTGTATTTTAATGGTGGACGATTAAAATAACATTTTTCTTCACGAATTGCCATAAATGCAGTTTGGAAACTTAATGGATATGATTGTTCGGATTTGATATCACTATTTATTTCTCCTCTGTTATCACAAATAACTTCATAACCACTATAAAGTTCGAAGAAAATTGTAGGAACTGACATAACAAtcatagaaaatattaacagAGCAGATGAGACACCAGCACTAGCAGGATTATAACGTTGAGTCTTTCTCTTTAAAGCCCCACCACACATGGATAATCCAGGCAACAATAAAATGGCACCTAAAATTGACCCCACAATAGACCCTTCTACTAATCTAcctttattttgatttaaagcAACacaatataaataaatttctaCAATAGTAGAGAAAAAGGCATTTAAAACTGCGCCAAGACCCATAGATGTTTGTGCAGATATAGATGCCACGGCTTGACCTATGTAAAATGCTAATGGAATGATGGATGCTAAacataaaacaaaaatattggaaGGATTTGTAAGAGCAGATTccaattgaagaatattttttaaaacgtAAAAATCAAAGATGGTGAAAAAGACaatagaaattaaattgaCAACGATCACATTTGTACCATCTACtgtaaatttataataatgccAACCAGCAGCTCTAAATGTACATAATAAAATGTTTTTATCATCACTAGTATTCATAATACTTCTAGATGAACTTGAATTGTTTTTAAGTGATTTAAAACCTAATGCTAAAGGATGTTTTCTACAATGATACATTAAATTCCACAAAATATTACTCATTGGGATCGTGAAAACAAATAACCATGTTATAAGGGATAATAACAAGCCAATTGGTTGTACAAATAAGTGGAAACagatataaaatattattctaCCAAATGTCCAATTACCTCTACCAAAATATCTGCGATTTGcaccattattattagcagTATCATCTCCCAGATTAGAGTTGCCATCAGAATTTAATggatcattaatatttggataACTTCTCATAGTACTTTGAGAAAATTGTTGATTCATGGGGATCGAATGAGTTTGATTTGTAGTTGGTACTCTTGCATTAGCAGATGTATTGTTATTACCTGAGTTAGTAGGATTAGGTGATGATTGTTGTGTTGACATATATCTTTGAATAGAATCATAGGAAGGATGGTTTAAACTAGTGTTATGTAATAATGGGTCAGTTGATTGAGTTTGAGATTGATGGAAAAATAACCTATTCTTATAAGAGGTGGCCcatttataaaattgttGAACACTAATACCTTCATCTTTATCTTCTTCCCAGTAACGTTCATTAGTGACCAAAAAGACAACTTTACCAAATGGccataataaatatttggcCAAATTGAAGAATACAGATGCATATTCTCTTGCAGATTTAGTAAATAAACCAAGTGTTAAAACTAATAAGGCAGCaatagaatatattataaataacaACAAACCTAGTGTAGATAACCaaacaaaatttgaaattttaacaaaccaagtaatttttttcaattttgtcTCATGAATATCTTCAGCAGCTGCACTTTGTACAgatctttttttcttatataaCGCAGGTTTCCAAATTCTTATACCGAATGGATGAGTTTCATTAATAGCATCCTGTCTTTCTCTCAAAGTGTACGATTCTAATGAAGATGTCATAGACACTTGATCGTTAGATATAGTAGGGTTTTgcatattaataatatcactGGCATTAAAATAATCAGCGTGATGAATATTAGTTGGGGAGGGTAAAGTTTGGAGGGTATGGGCCAAAACCTCGGCTactatttcttcttcttcttcttcagttaGATGATGCTTGGAACATGACTTGTTGacattagtattattattagtggtgttattattagtggCATTAGCATTAGTGACATTAGTATTGGCATtggcattattattaggtTCAACATTTGGggtattagaattagattTTGAAAGAGTAGAACCAGTATTCGGTTGAGAAACCATTGGAACAGAGGTTTCGGAGGGATATCTTAAAGGTCTTGGTGATCTACGGCTAGGGATTCTTTGACTCGAAGAACTTGCAGTCATATTTACCAAACGCTGTGGAACGGGGTATACTGTCTTATTAGCCCCTAAGCTAAAagaactattattattattggtagcTGTACCAGTAAATACAGATGCATTGGTTTGGTAATTTCTTATATCTTGCTCAATTTCTTCTGGTCCATCATCAACACTAAAGACTCTTTTAACATGCTCTCCTAGGGGATGAGAGTGTTGAGGGATTAGTACATGAGGGGAAACtgtattttgaatttgagtTGTATTTGGAGTTTGGTTTGat contains these protein-coding regions:
- the TBLA0I00510 gene encoding uncharacterized protein (similar to Saccharomyces cerevisiae VNX1 (YNL321W); ancestral locus Anc_3.19) produces the protein MSNSKNKTPKLYHQSSQTTVHSVNSLTSNQTPNTTQIQNTVSPHVLIPQHSHPLGEHVKRVFSVDDGPEEIEQDIRNYQTNASVFTGTATNNNNSSFSLGANKTVYPVPQRLVNMTASSSSQRIPSRRSPRPLRYPSETSVPMVSQPNTGSTLSKSNSNTPNVEPNNNANANTNVTNANATNNNTTNNNTNVNKSCSKHHLTEEEEEEIVAEVLAHTLQTLPSPTNIHHADYFNASDIINMQNPTISNDQVSMTSSLESYTLRERQDAINETHPFGIRIWKPALYKKKRSVQSAAAEDIHETKLKKITWFVKISNFVWLSTLGLLLFIIYSIAALLVLTLGLFTKSAREYASVFFNLAKYLLWPFGKVVFLVTNERYWEEDKDEGISVQQFYKWATSYKNRLFFHQSQTQSTDPLLHNTSLNHPSYDSIQRYMSTQQSSPNPTNSGNNNTSANARVPTTNQTHSIPMNQQFSQSTMRSYPNINDPLNSDGNSNLGDDTANNNGANRRYFGRGNWTFGRIIFYICFHLFVQPIGLLLSLITWLFVFTIPMSNILWNLMYHCRKHPLALGFKSLKNNSSSSRSIMNTSDDKNILLCTFRAAGWHYYKFTVDGTNVIVVNLISIVFFTIFDFYVLKNILQLESALTNPSNIFVLCLASIIPLAFYIGQAVASISAQTSMGLGAVLNAFFSTIVEIYLYCVALNQNKGRLVEGSIVGSILGAILLLPGLSMCGGALKRKTQRYNPASAGVSSALLIFSMIVMSVPTIFFELYSGYEVICDNRGEINSDIKSEQSYPLSFQTAFMAIREEKCYFNRPPLKYNNMFTHVLIPLSVACTIALFLAYSIGLWFTLRTHAKLIWQLPIADQQSQLAPLSQTQSQTASQAQLQGNNNTNKNTGTTNELVPEISITNNNCANAVHQDGGHDAPNWSRSKSTLILLFATLLYAMIAEILVDCVDTVLEDFPSLDPKILGLTIFALVPNTTEFLNAISFAINGNVALSMEIGSAYALQVCLLQIPALVIYSIFYTWNMNHSKVDISNQMFALIFERWDFFSLISSTLLFTYLYAEGKSNYFKGSMMVLLYFVIILSFYFQGVVEGL